In Anolis carolinensis isolate JA03-04 chromosome 4, rAnoCar3.1.pri, whole genome shotgun sequence, the genomic window CCTTTGCAGCAACCCTTTGTTTAATGTTTGGAATAACCAGAACTCCTGGAAGGACTTTAATCAAGTTCAGGGGAACAggcaaggaaataatattttagagTATTTCCAAACAGAAGACTCGTGGCAATAACAATCAAATATTGTAGCTGTTATTCCacctttaattaattaataaggtTCAAACAGATCCTTAAAAATATATGAACTATGCGTGCTGTTTATTGTTAAAAgttttcacagctggaatcactggagtgttgtgtggtttccgggctgtatggccatgtctcctgacattttgcctgcatctgtggctggcatcttcagaaatcCTCTAGAgattccagccacagatgcaggcaaaacatcaggaaaaaaaatgctactagaacacagTCATAAAGCCCATTAACCATACAACACTCCTTTGAGTGCTGTAACTTATGTTTAATTTTAGTGAGGAGGAATTGAAACTAACAACTTGAGTACATATTTTGCTTTCAGAAAGTCATAAATTCAGTACTTTGCTATCAACAGTTCAAAGAACTTTGAGTAGCAGAGTTGTGAAAAGCCCTGGAGAGTCTTACCAAGCAAAAGGGCATGTTCAAGGCAGATTCAGAGGCACAAAGACCTTTTATCCACACAAAAGCATTTGATTATGAAATCAGCATTCCAGCCAACGAGTAGTTCACATTTACAATATAAACCAAATGAAATTTGAAGCACAAGATCTTTCCGGTGGTAGTACCACTCTTGGAATTCATCAGGCTTTTGTTTTTACCAAAAATTGAAGGCACCCTTATTTTCATAGGTTTTTAACATGTAATCTAGTTTATTTGGATTAATTTAACGCATTGAATGCCTTAAAGgtttttattaaagcaataaaaaagaTTTTCATTCTAAAGAAACTGCTTTGTGGTAAGCCAATTTATTGTTTTTAGACTTTTATACTAACATAACTGTTGAAAAATCTGTTATCTTACACAATTATTTGAAAATTGTGTGGGTCAGAATTGACATCTCTTACATTCAGTTTCATTTCCACAGTTCAGTTACTGTGCTTAAATACCCATGACTTTAATATCATTCCATCAATGCATCTGAAGATTGCATAGCCACAAAAACAGACTGATATCCACAAAAGCCCAAACTAAAATTAATCAACCTGAAAGATAAGGCTAGATTTTTCTAACATACCACTATCACCagctttctcttcccttttcattAATTGCTGAAACTGAGTAGTACAACTATCATCCTCGAAAACAGAGTAGGAGGTTATCTTTCCACTCATGTATCTtacttttttaatgttttaaatagtGGACAGTTTAGCAGATAATGGTTTCTGCTTCCTGCcatttgtgtttaatcttatctCTTCTAATTCCTTCCAAATAGCCAAGGATTTCATTTGCCACTTATTGGAGAAGGATCCAAATGAGAGGTTTACCTGTGAAAAAGCCCTCAGGCATCCATGGTGAGTTTGGAGTGCTATTACAATCAAATTTTGCAATTCTGTGTAATAGTGAAAAAATGAATCATTGATCTTTTCTGAGATATTTATTTGCATGACCCATGTGAATATGGAGAAGTCAATGGTAAAAAAATTAGATCAGATGcataggaacaaagatatgtttaaaatgttagaaAACACAGTACCATAAGTGGAATACAAGACCAAATTCCTATCATCTCACTACACTACTAGCCTCAAAATTCATTGGATGAAGATGGTCTACATATTTAATATAGGAACAATTTCTTGTTGTTCCTTTGGGCTTTCGCAATTATTTCATCTGGACCTTACAAAATGAGGTAAAGATAAGACTCAAATTAATAAGCAGGTTAGGAGTGGAGCTTCCGatgctgcagtgggttaaactgctgagctgctgatcttgctggctgaaaggtcggcagttctgaatccggggagtggggtgagctcccgctgttagccccatattctgccaacctagcagtttgaaaacatgaaattgtgagtagatcaataggtaccgctccggtgggaaggtaacaatgctccatgcagacatgccggccacatgatcttggaggcatctacggacaatgctggcacttcggcttagaatggagatgagcaccacctcccagagttggacacaactagacttaatgtcaggggaaaacctttgcattTTCCAAAGAAAAGGATTTGTTCTGGCCTATTGTGAGATTCCCACAAATATGaccaaggaaagaagggaagactgTAAAAAGATAATAATTAATTCGTCAGCCGTGTACACAATACAGAAGCACCCATCTGATTATAATTGGGCCTGTAGTAATGTTTAATTTCAAATGAACTTTTTCTTAAAGTAACCAATTCAAGcaagaagactttttaaaacaaGGGATATTAGTGATGTTAGCACTTCCCATGGCAACAGCTCAAATGCTCAGAGGTGTCTTAAACCTTTGTTTGCCAGAGTTGTAGTCTTTAAATAGATGATTAAATTTCAAAACCACATCTGATCACTCTTAACTTTAGTTTTTACTGAGGACAAGGAATCCAACAGTCCTGAGCTGTACCGTTTTGGTAATCTCTGAAGGAGAAGCACAAGGTACATTATGTGCCCACCTCCATGCTGCCACTCCAGAAAGCCAGATCATGTTCCAAAAAAGCAGCTGGTGATCAACCTCTGTAACTTAATCATAGTACCTGGCTTTGAGAAAAGACCAACTGAGACCATGGAGAGTTTCCCcataattggttttttttccatgGAATGCTCCAAATAAGAATGGGAGTAGATGGTGATGTAGGATGGTTATAATGACAGCGACTTTGTAGGAAGCGGTGGATCCTTGTGTTTCAGCCAACAGGAGACCATAGTTCAAGGACTAAGTCTCAGAATACAAAATAGGTGAAAattgcagaagttttttttttttttacttgtcatATCTGTTCACTGATGCTCATGGAAGTAGAAATTTGTTAGAGACATCTTTGGTATGGCATTAAGACAGCCAAGGAAGGAAACATCTCTGCCTCTGACCATGCCAAACACTGaggaatttgtttatattgtactatgttGCCTTTTCCCTTTTGGATTTAATTACTACTGATTGAACATACAAAGACATTAGCTAACTGTTGTGAGAATGCAAAATGCCTCATAAGCACCATCTGCCTCCATGCCTGTTTTTCCTCTCACTCCATCTGCAGGATTGATGGAAACACAGCCCTCCATCATGACATATATCCATCTGTCAGTGCACAGATCCAGAAGAATTTTGCAAAAAGCAAGTGGAAGGTATGTTCCCTGATGCTGACATCTGAAGACATTATTGTTATGTTCATGTCCAGCAATGAACAATCATTCCAAAGGacactttaaaaatacataagcTCCAAACCACTCagcaaaaaaaaacttttaatatctttattttgcATGCCATAAACTTTAAAATGGATTTGGGCTATGTGTGGAAAGCTGCATATCAGTCCCTCAGGAATGGCAGAGCTGCCATGCCAATTTAGTAAAGTTTGAAAATATAATTTTAGAAAGAGATTGTAGGTCCAGAATTTCTCAGTCAGCAAAACTGAAAAAATAACTTGTTGAGGCTTCACAATATTGTATACAAAGGAGGGCAGAAATAAAATGTTGGGGCTTTTATGAGAACATTTATTTAGCCCTTTGAGACAACACATGTTTAAAATTTCTCTGCACATAAgctttttcatttttcatatttCTTCAAAAAGACATCTCTctatgcatctgcactgtagaattaattccgtttgacaccactttaactgccatggctgaatcttATAGaaacaagggagttgtagttttgtaaggctACCCTTGCCTGCCACAGAAtgctgtgcctcaccaaactataaattgcaggattccataacattaagccatagctgttcaagtggtgtcaaactccattaattctacagtgtaaattcaCCCTCAATCATTCACATAAACATCTCCTGATGTACAGCCTAGTGAAGGGGGAGGAGTGCCATCTGAACTTGAGATTAGCTTCCATTGTTTCCTTAGGTAAAACTATTTGAGAAAAGTAGTGTTTGAGAACAGGCGTACAGTTTATCAATCATTTGGCCACTCTCACAAAACATGTTCTCTTCTCTTTTACCAGCAAGCCTTCAATGCTGCAGCTGTTGTCCACCACATGAGAAAGCTTCACATGAACTGCCACCACAGTAAAAAAGACAATCTCCCACTCATAGAAGTGCAACATGCCTCAAGACCCAATACTCCATCCATTGCCTGCCAGGAAGACCaaaatgaagactccaagatattGATCCCTGAGTTATCATCCCAGAATCCTTCATCTCCTTCTTCCCGACACAACAAGGTGACAGACAGCAAGTGTTTGGAGCACCTGGTTAGTACATCCCTCCCTATCACTACCAGCACAGATGTGGAAGCCAGCCAAAATCCTTCCAACAGACCCTCATTTAGTTGCAGTACAACATGTGGAACACATGAGAAAGTGAAGACTGCCTTTTGCTCAGAGTCGGTACTACTCAAGAAAGCTGCCAAGCCCAAGTAAGTatctatttacaaagcacagcaaaagccatcgctctgagctggcattcttctatagcctctcgcCTCAGCAAGCAcaactcaacacacagagataagaaaacacattcctcagtctgaaggaatttccgacctccaaagccggaaaccatgcctgataggttatagcaatcacaacaggctgtcagtcaaactagcctgctgttaactgtttcattactgaacacacactcttgcctaacagcagaaaacacttgatttacatttcatacacatacaaccataatccaacatctATTGTATTAAATGGAATTGTTGAGCTAGAAATCATCAGTACTGTCTAGTGTCAAtagtggtctcttctagctttcaGATGTGTTGATCTAAAATAACCATCACTGCAGTTAAGTGCTGGGCTTTATTGGGTGAGGATGGTAAGAGTTTATTCCAACTCCACTAATGGGCAACAGTTAGGAGAAAGCTGGCATTACTGTCTGTAAGccacagaaaagggggaaagctATACAGGTAAAGGTAGGTGGTAATGTTCTGTTCCTTTGTGTTACCATCCATGCTCTCATTTTTGGTCAAAACCATTCATgccaaaaaatataaaaaaataactCATTATtatgaatcatcatcatcttgctgttgttgctgttactgATACTATAGGTTAAGGATCCTTTATATCAAATGCTTGGAACTCAGAAGAGTTTCAAGGGAAAGCTGACAAATTTTGGAGCACTTACATATGTATAATGTATCGCATACACCTTACACACATACCCTGAATGTAAATTTAAACTtcatatttttaatagttttgtggACGAAACAATGTTtatgtatattgaaccatcaaaaaCCAAAATGtgacactatctcagccacccacatAGACCggtttggagcattttggatttctagaTAAAATCTCAACCTGTACTAGGAAATTAACAAAATATTGAAACCAATTCTACAAATATGAAACCCAAAACAAACCAAGAAGCAAAAatgtcaataaaaacagtaatgttATTGGATTGATGTTTGGATAAAAATGTTTGATAACTCTGGGCTTCCAGACATGGGATTACACTTCCCGTAATGTTACATGAAACCGaccatgattttttttgtgtgtgcaacaaacagcattttctgctggAAATTTTCTGCATAGAATATAACATTTCTATGCTGAAAACACCATTTGTGGAGATTTGTTCTATGCAAAGTTTGGACTTTTTGGAACAGAAAACATCATATTCTGCAGAAAGCACTGTTTTCTGAGAAAAAAATCCTGTAATTTGTGTAAAGAAGAAGTCCTGAATTATGAAGATTCCCATCACTCTGGGATTCTCTTTGGCACAGTCTCTGaacacataaaatcatagaataatgagaaacaaattttaaaaacatgttctgAATCTGTTCAAAGATTCTTTTCAGTTTCAATAACATTAGGCTGGAGGATGGTAGAGCCAAAAGGAGATCTAGGGACACATTTAGGGTGGAAGAGGCGCTGTGCATGGAAAGGGTTTACTAGAGCTTGTTTactcatttatttaaaatattgatatcCCACCcttcagacaaaaaaaacaaaaaacaaagaacacattgttattttgatattttcatggcctcaggcttacaatcttaATATGACAGGACATACAAGGAAAGGGGAATGACAGTGAGATAAGGGATTAAGCGCAGCAGATGCTGTCTGCTGTTTTCTCCTTCAGAGGCCACAGCAAGGACAGTTGGGATCaattataacaatacaaaagtcaATTACATTAGAGATCATCTCCCAAAAGCTACAACCTCACTGGGTAGCAAATGTTACTATTggtattattgtgtgcctttaacttacagcaaccctaaggtgaagctatcacagtgtttccttggcaagatttgtacaaaggaagtttgccattgcctgtcTCAGAGGttaagtgtgtgacttgctcaagatcatctAATGGGTTCCATGGCTGAGCCTGGATTTGTAttacaatgctcaaactactgtaCCACACTGTTGTGGTGGTAGTGGTGTGCCTTTTTGACATATGATCACTCTAAGATGAAGTCATCATAGGGTCCTCTTGGCAGGATTTGTGGAGAGTTTTGCCATTGCTTACCCCAGAGGCTGAAAGAATGTGCTGATGTTAGTGAAAGCACCTGCACAACTTGGAGAGGGGAGTGGGGAATCCACAGTTATTCACACATACCTTGAAGTGTAGAGCAGTTTCAGGAAAGCtacacaacaccccccccccccgactttaCCTAACAAAGGACAAAATCACATTAACCAGCTTTACCCCATGTCATTGTGAGTCATGTGGACACTGAGGAATGACTTTTGGTCAAATTCTAGATTTGTGGCCCAGATTTGTATATGAAAGATAAACCATGTTGAGAAAAATTAGGTTGCTGAGACTCCATTGGTTCTTCTGTCATGAGGATTTTATGTTTGAGTTTCAAATTTATGTCATGGTTACTGAAAATGAATAGTTCACTAGCTACTCAACTAATAGATATATGAAGAATCCATGCATCAGCTAGTTCATTTATATGCATATAAGGTACACCAGATGTAGCCATTCAGATGTTGCTAGCCTCTGTCTCCCATCAGTTCAAGACTGACTCCCATCAGCCAGTGATAAGGGATTTGAGGATTGGGATCCATCTTCTGGAAGACATCAGTTACTCTGTCTCTGCTGTTATGTTGCTTCCTTCTATTCACattgaaaattattttgttttgctttcaattTTCTATTTCAAAATTCAGTCACTTCAAATCAGAAGTCCTTGTTCCAGCAAAAAATAACCATTCATATTTTGGCACTGGGCAGACTGGAGTTTGTTTGGTGATGTGATAGGAAAGTCAGCCATATCATGTGCACACCTTTACAGGTAAGTGTGTCAAGATCTAGACATTACACAAGGGCTTTCTAATGATCCAAAATGTTCTGTTTAAGGTTAACGCACCACTTATGGTGCTGAAATGCTAGCCGCATAATATCTTATCTTTGATTAGTGCTTAGTGAACagggaatttttttttgcaaggtaTCCCATTTCCTCTTGAACAGGGGCTCATTAGCACTACTGAATTTtaacactattattccactttaactggaaTCCTTGGGTATAcactttggtgaggcattagagtTCTCTTGATGATAATTCAAAATTCCCCCCTCTaatctgcaaatcccataatagagttattataatataaaataatagagttataATTCTGTTATATGAATTGTCACCTAGTGTGGACACTAGTCTTGGAGAGGAGATGCAATGAATTCTAGCATGAACAGTGAAAAAGAACTCTGAAAATAATACTGTGTGTACCAAACTAAGTGCTAATGGAAATGCATATATTGTGCAATAAATCCCCCATTTCATCCCCTTGTGGGATTCATAGATCTGGGCCTTAGCAAACAGTTTCACAAATTAAGCCTGTGTTTTTGCTCTCTAGTGACCAATCACAAAACAAAGCACAGTAAGAGCAAACTATATTGGTGATCACAATCATGTACTATGACTGAAAGATGTCATCCAGGAGCAACTCTACTCCCCCCCCCAAAGGTGTGAAATGTATCATCTAGTTTAGCTTTAAATCGTCTACAGGACTAAAGGTTACACACACCTGTTCTACAGTCCTTTAACAAAC contains:
- the camk1g gene encoding calcium/calmodulin-dependent protein kinase type 1G isoform X3, translating into MQLVSGGELFDRILERGVYTEKDASVVIQQVLGAVHYLHENGIVHRDLKPENLLYLTPEEDSKIMITDFGLSKMEQNGVMSTACGTPGYVAPEVLEQKPYSKAVDCWSIGVITYILLCGYPPFYEETESKLFEKIKEGYYEFESPFWDDISESAKDFICHLLEKDPNERFTCEKALRHPWIDGNTALHHDIYPSVSAQIQKNFAKSKWKQAFNAAAVVHHMRKLHMNCHHSKKDNLPLIEVQHASRPNTPSIACQEDQNEDSKILIPELSSQNPSSPSSRHNKVTDSKCLEHLVSTSLPITTSTDVEASQNPSNRPSFSCSTTCGTHEKVKTAFCSESVLLKKAAKPNHFKSEVLVPAKNNHSYFGTGQTGVCLVM